One segment of Chryseobacterium turcicum DNA contains the following:
- a CDS encoding thioredoxin family protein: MKKIISGLFIFINIIILAQDEIKFQDIPFKDLVAKAKKENKLVFIDAYASWCGPCKMMEKNVFTKKSVGDFYNKNFVNARIDMEKGEGREIAQKFSVRSYPTYLFLNGDGELVSQNYGYMEEGLFLAMAQEINSPNNKKGSLKERFANGEKDKDFLINIMKLTSSSDYEFAKKASERYFENKKNNEEFTKDDAGLLFYFLKSSEDSNYKTFVARKSEILKFLPEENYNEFNNQLLLGKVVEESIDSKNKKINDAYFLKTAEPLVGKEAAITKLNQTKLAYYEQNANFPEYEKAALDYYKHSDSFEPNELLKAAWIFSDHIKTLSSLKKAAEWAEKSVMRSETSENTYILAKIYFNLGNKDLAKNFAEMSKNIANQSGKDANLAQTLLNQIK, encoded by the coding sequence ATGAAAAAGATTATCTCCGGATTATTTATTTTTATCAATATTATTATTTTAGCGCAAGACGAAATTAAATTTCAAGACATTCCTTTCAAGGATCTTGTTGCTAAGGCAAAAAAGGAAAATAAACTTGTATTCATCGATGCCTACGCTTCTTGGTGCGGACCATGTAAGATGATGGAAAAAAATGTTTTCACCAAAAAATCTGTCGGTGATTTTTACAATAAAAACTTTGTAAACGCAAGAATCGACATGGAAAAAGGTGAAGGACGAGAAATAGCCCAAAAATTCAGCGTACGCTCCTATCCTACCTATTTGTTTTTGAATGGTGATGGCGAATTGGTTTCGCAGAACTATGGCTACATGGAGGAAGGTTTGTTTTTGGCAATGGCCCAAGAAATAAACTCTCCAAATAATAAAAAAGGCTCTTTGAAAGAACGTTTTGCTAATGGAGAAAAAGACAAAGATTTTTTGATTAATATCATGAAGCTCACGTCAAGTTCAGACTACGAATTTGCAAAAAAAGCTTCTGAAAGATATTTTGAAAACAAAAAAAACAATGAAGAGTTCACAAAAGACGATGCCGGACTTTTATTTTACTTTTTAAAATCATCAGAAGATTCAAATTACAAAACTTTTGTTGCCAGAAAATCTGAAATTCTCAAATTTTTACCTGAAGAAAATTATAATGAATTTAACAATCAGCTTTTACTAGGTAAAGTTGTTGAAGAATCTATTGATAGTAAAAATAAAAAAATCAATGATGCCTATTTTCTAAAAACCGCAGAACCTTTGGTTGGAAAAGAAGCTGCTATAACAAAACTTAATCAGACCAAACTAGCGTACTACGAACAAAATGCTAATTTCCCGGAATACGAAAAAGCAGCTTTAGATTATTATAAACACTCAGATTCATTTGAGCCTAATGAGCTATTAAAAGCAGCTTGGATATTCTCTGACCACATCAAGACTCTATCTTCTTTGAAAAAAGCCGCAGAATGGGCTGAAAAATCTGTTATGCGCAGCGAAACATCAGAGAACACTTATATTTTAGCTAAAATTTATTTTAATTTAGGTAATAAAGATTTAGCTAAAAACTTTGCTGAAATGTCTAAAAATATAGCAAATCAATCTGGTAAAGATGCGAATTTAGCTCAGACATTATTAAATCAAATTAAATAA
- a CDS encoding DUF3575 domain-containing protein produces the protein MKYKIFIAVLGIFSRMNINAQENQKQEINQESEKKLYIKGNALLIPIGVVHAGLEYQLNNKFTLQGDVLISPWKSFAGHEAQVYMGTIEGRYYFNEAFKGWHVGANISMGVYNIQKPNYWNDDVYVDAQIGIPSNYINSQLYQKGYSILFGVEGGYQFKLAKNWNMDIFAGIGSSQDFYKGYVRGSGERYDSADGYNRSGELMPYRGGVMISYRLK, from the coding sequence TTGAAGTATAAAATTTTTATCGCAGTTTTAGGTATATTTTCAAGAATGAATATTAATGCACAGGAGAATCAGAAGCAGGAAATCAACCAGGAATCTGAGAAAAAACTTTATATAAAAGGAAATGCATTACTCATCCCAATTGGCGTAGTGCACGCAGGATTAGAATACCAACTCAACAATAAATTCACTTTGCAAGGTGATGTTTTAATATCTCCTTGGAAGTCTTTTGCAGGACACGAAGCTCAGGTTTACATGGGAACTATTGAAGGAAGATATTATTTCAACGAAGCTTTCAAAGGATGGCATGTAGGCGCCAATATATCTATGGGAGTTTATAATATACAAAAACCAAACTATTGGAATGATGATGTTTATGTAGATGCACAGATAGGGATTCCTAGTAATTACATCAATTCTCAGCTTTACCAAAAAGGATATTCTATTTTATTTGGTGTTGAAGGAGGATATCAATTCAAATTAGCTAAAAATTGGAATATGGATATTTTTGCAGGAATAGGAAGTTCTCAGGATTTTTACAAAGGGTACGTACGTGGTAGTGGAGAAAGATACGACAGCGCAGATGGCTACAACAGAAGCGGCGAATTAATGCCTTACAGAGGAGGCGTAATGATTTCTTACAGATTAAAATAA
- a CDS encoding ISAon1 family transposase, with protein MSCKTIGELYGVEGRKFQRQYKHSLSDFKNWEQKPHAEDWILHPQNISEQLSLDEVALSDGELYTVLTSKKGKGRKGSIVAIIRGIQSETVIEHLFKINRKLRIKVTEITLDMAGSMKLIAKKCFPNATPVIDRFHVQKLATEALQEIRIKHRWQAIEQENNLLTEAKQKKRKPIIKVFENDDTRKQLLARSRYLLYKTREKWTLSQKQRAKILFKEYPDLEKAYNLSDGLRKIYNQNIQKSVAMLKLVHWFREVEESGFKSFNTLTKTIMHNYNGILNYFNQRSTNASAESFNAKIKNFRLQLRGVRDKVFFLFRLSKLFA; from the coding sequence TTGTCCTGCAAAACCATTGGAGAGCTTTACGGTGTGGAGGGCAGAAAATTTCAAAGACAGTACAAACATTCCCTCAGCGATTTTAAAAATTGGGAGCAAAAACCGCACGCCGAAGACTGGATTTTGCATCCTCAAAATATTTCAGAGCAGCTCTCTCTGGATGAAGTTGCCCTTTCTGATGGCGAACTCTATACCGTTCTCACCTCAAAAAAGGGAAAGGGTAGAAAAGGCTCAATTGTAGCCATTATCAGAGGAATACAGAGTGAAACAGTAATTGAACATCTTTTTAAAATCAACAGAAAATTAAGAATAAAAGTAACGGAAATTACTTTAGATATGGCTGGGTCTATGAAACTTATTGCCAAAAAATGTTTTCCTAATGCAACACCGGTTATCGATCGCTTCCATGTTCAGAAACTCGCCACAGAAGCCCTTCAGGAAATAAGGATTAAGCATCGCTGGCAGGCCATTGAGCAAGAAAATAACTTGCTCACGGAAGCGAAACAAAAGAAGCGAAAACCTATAATTAAAGTTTTTGAAAACGATGACACCCGAAAGCAACTTTTAGCAAGAAGCAGATACCTGCTTTATAAAACTAGAGAAAAGTGGACTTTATCACAAAAACAAAGAGCAAAAATCCTATTTAAGGAGTATCCCGATTTAGAAAAGGCGTACAATTTATCAGATGGGCTCAGGAAAATTTATAATCAGAACATTCAAAAATCTGTCGCTATGTTAAAGTTAGTCCATTGGTTTAGAGAAGTGGAAGAATCTGGATTTAAATCCTTTAATACCTTAACAAAAACTATTATGCATAACTACAACGGCATTCTCAATTATTTTAACCAGCGAAGCACAAATGCTTCAGCAGAATCTTTCAATGCTAAAATAAAAAACTTCAGGTTACAACTTCGAGGCGTAAGAGATAAAGTATTTTTCCTATTCAGATTATCAAAACTTTTTGCCTAG
- a CDS encoding ISAon1 family transposase N-terminal region protein: protein MINDAGLLKLLLPEYLIEHFDIINFEEENKILHLYFEEKSRIPKEFSSLTLYSKGFLEEITVDDFPLRGKTVKLHIKRRRWTDTKTGNILQRDWTLIAQGTRMTQDFAEFLKKICRC from the coding sequence ATGATTAACGATGCCGGGCTACTCAAATTATTATTACCAGAATATTTAATCGAGCACTTCGATATTATAAATTTTGAAGAAGAAAACAAAATTTTACATCTTTATTTCGAAGAGAAAAGTAGGATTCCAAAAGAGTTTTCTTCTTTAACCTTGTATTCCAAAGGTTTTTTAGAAGAAATTACGGTGGATGATTTTCCGCTTCGTGGAAAAACCGTAAAACTCCACATCAAACGAAGAAGGTGGACAGACACGAAAACGGGGAATATTCTCCAAAGAGATTGGACTCTTATTGCCCAAGGAACACGCATGACACAAGATTTTGCCGAGTTCTTAAAAAAAATCTGCCGATGCTAA
- a CDS encoding DUF417 family protein gives MEKFLRLFVSSQNRFINLMRIAIFIVMAWIGGLKAFPYEADGIVPFVTNSPFMSFFYKYSGNKATNEKGKEVAEYTLYKNPEGKTVQKNVDWHAQNNTYIFSYGLGFVILMIGILVLLGIWFPKIGFWGGFLTAGMSLVTLSFLITTPEVYVPNLGGDFPTPHYGFPYLSGAGRLVLKDIIMLAGGLIIASEAAKRALQKVN, from the coding sequence ATGGAAAAATTTCTTAGATTATTTGTAAGTTCTCAAAACAGATTTATCAACCTGATGCGTATAGCTATTTTTATCGTAATGGCCTGGATTGGCGGGTTAAAAGCCTTTCCTTACGAAGCTGACGGAATTGTTCCATTTGTTACTAATAGTCCTTTCATGAGTTTCTTTTATAAGTACAGCGGTAATAAGGCCACCAACGAAAAAGGCAAAGAAGTTGCAGAATACACGCTTTATAAGAATCCGGAAGGTAAAACTGTTCAGAAGAACGTAGACTGGCACGCGCAAAACAATACCTATATTTTTTCCTACGGATTAGGATTTGTTATTCTGATGATTGGGATTTTAGTGTTATTAGGCATTTGGTTTCCTAAAATTGGCTTTTGGGGAGGTTTTTTAACGGCTGGAATGTCATTAGTTACTCTTTCTTTCCTTATTACAACGCCTGAAGTTTATGTGCCTAATCTGGGCGGGGATTTTCCAACACCCCATTATGGTTTTCCTTATTTATCAGGAGCCGGAAGGTTAGTGTTAAAAGATATTATCATGTTGGCGGGAGGTCTTATCATTGCTTCTGAGGCTGCAAAAAGAGCTCTGCAGAAAGTAAATTGA
- a CDS encoding AraC family transcriptional regulator: MPGLETKIIDKKQQLQTIKASTDINFSVEDEVRTYVPNYSIAIIDGSASFSLDFNEYNINGKYILFLSPYQLLKWDSGNLKSIRFLQFHGDFYCIEYHKAEVACNGILFNNIYDKPYISIENDFFDEMMTLFDKIDAFENTAVDYDLSIVKSYLQLILALCSKEKQIENKHIETTVNKSDVLNLSEMLNTYVASSKSVSFYAEQYGLSVNAFSKKVKKYYGKTPSKLIQERLILESKKLLHLTYKSIKEVSAELGFEDEFYFSRYFKKAVGVSPKTFRREVGISIVAEKSM, encoded by the coding sequence ATGCCAGGATTAGAGACGAAAATCATTGATAAAAAGCAACAATTGCAAACCATAAAAGCATCAACGGATATCAATTTTAGTGTTGAAGATGAGGTTCGTACCTATGTTCCCAATTATTCTATTGCCATAATTGATGGGAGTGCTTCTTTTTCATTAGATTTTAATGAATATAATATTAATGGAAAATATATACTTTTTTTATCCCCGTATCAGCTTTTAAAATGGGATTCCGGGAATTTGAAGAGTATTCGCTTCTTACAGTTCCATGGTGATTTTTATTGTATTGAATATCATAAAGCTGAAGTTGCATGCAATGGAATATTATTTAATAACATCTATGATAAGCCTTATATTTCTATTGAAAATGATTTTTTTGATGAAATGATGACGCTTTTTGATAAGATTGATGCTTTTGAAAATACAGCAGTAGATTATGATTTATCTATTGTGAAATCATATCTTCAGCTTATACTCGCTCTATGCAGTAAGGAAAAGCAGATAGAAAATAAGCACATTGAAACAACTGTTAATAAATCGGATGTTTTAAATTTAAGCGAGATGCTTAATACGTATGTTGCTTCATCAAAATCAGTTTCTTTCTATGCAGAGCAGTATGGTTTATCGGTGAACGCATTTAGTAAAAAAGTGAAGAAATATTATGGGAAAACTCCCTCAAAACTTATTCAGGAACGCTTGATATTAGAATCAAAAAAACTTCTTCATCTCACTTATAAAAGCATTAAAGAGGTTTCTGCAGAACTAGGTTTTGAAGATGAATTTTATTTCAGCAGATATTTTAAAAAAGCTGTCGGAGTCTCTCCAAAAACTTTTCGTAGAGAAGTAGGTATATCTATAGTAGCTGAAAAATCTATGTAA
- a CDS encoding efflux RND transporter periplasmic adaptor subunit, translated as MQLKNIIPFAALMLLAACNTNENKDNHQSKPAMEGMGMMNMMETIEISKSNPLVPLKLAGELKPYEQTELFAKVNSYVKQIKVDIGDRVSKGQILVVLEAPEIVSQIANAKAKVQAQEAIYLSTKATYNRMLKADETKGAVARDAVDQIKARKLSDESQLAAARSAYNEIRNINDYLVIRAPFSGIITDRSIDLGAYVGPMSKLPLLVIENNQKLRLNLSVPEANTPYIKIGDTIRFYVRSQPQIKHMALVSRKSGSLDEKLRSEKMEADFINKNNVLKPYMVAETSIPLQNTEATFFVPKMAVVESGMGIYVIRVENGKTKNIPVSKGRMMDDKVEVFGELSQGDKILKMASEEIVEGTAVPHPAKNNSKK; from the coding sequence ATGCAATTAAAAAATATAATTCCTTTTGCGGCTTTAATGCTTTTAGCAGCTTGCAATACCAATGAAAATAAAGATAATCATCAATCTAAACCAGCTATGGAAGGAATGGGAATGATGAATATGATGGAGACGATTGAGATTTCGAAATCTAATCCGTTGGTTCCTTTAAAATTAGCCGGTGAATTAAAACCGTATGAACAGACCGAATTGTTTGCAAAAGTAAACAGTTATGTAAAACAGATTAAAGTTGATATTGGCGATAGAGTATCTAAGGGACAAATTTTGGTGGTTTTAGAAGCTCCTGAAATTGTTTCACAAATTGCCAATGCAAAGGCAAAAGTACAGGCGCAAGAAGCGATTTATCTATCTACCAAAGCGACTTATAATCGTATGCTTAAAGCTGATGAAACCAAAGGTGCTGTTGCTAGAGATGCGGTAGACCAAATTAAAGCTCGTAAACTTTCTGACGAGTCGCAATTGGCTGCAGCTCGCTCAGCTTACAACGAAATTAGAAATATCAATGATTATCTAGTTATAAGAGCACCTTTTAGCGGAATCATTACCGATAGAAGCATCGATTTGGGAGCTTATGTTGGCCCTATGAGTAAATTGCCCCTTTTGGTAATTGAAAATAATCAGAAACTACGATTGAATCTTTCGGTGCCGGAAGCGAATACACCTTATATTAAAATAGGGGATACCATTCGGTTTTATGTACGTTCACAACCGCAAATCAAACATATGGCATTGGTAAGTAGGAAATCGGGAAGTTTGGATGAAAAACTTCGTTCAGAAAAAATGGAAGCTGATTTTATCAATAAAAATAATGTGTTGAAACCTTATATGGTAGCAGAAACAAGCATTCCATTACAAAATACCGAAGCTACATTCTTTGTTCCCAAAATGGCTGTAGTAGAAAGCGGAATGGGCATTTATGTAATTCGGGTAGAAAATGGAAAGACCAAAAATATTCCTGTTAGCAAAGGCAGAATGATGGATGATAAAGTAGAAGTTTTTGGAGAGTTATCGCAAGGAGATAAAATTTTAAAAATGGCTTCAGAAGAAATCGTAGAAGGAACTGCTGTTCCTCATCCAGCTAAAAATAATTCTAAAAAATAA
- a CDS encoding efflux RND transporter permease subunit produces the protein MNMIKFALRKPIAIMVLVLGLLFFGLKAIKEIKVDILPEMDLPVVYVAHSFNGYTPQQMEGYFTKMYVNMMLFTNGIKTIESKNTQGLTLMKVTFYEGTEMGEAIATINALSNRSQVFLPPGAPPPFIIRFDASSQPVGQLVFRSNTKTNNQLQDIANFNARPFLIKIPGLTTAPPFGGSPRTIEVNIDPYKLRSHNLSPEQIVEAISRNNITSPSGNMYIGDKNYLTPTNNTVKEVSELGDIPIFKGSVDNVYIRDVATIKDGADIATGYALIDGKRSVYINIAKAGNASTLDVVNTLKKELPNIQRNMPDDVTISYEFDQSVYITNALKSLVVEGVLGALLTGLMVLLFLNDRRAALIVIMTIPISIISGVLFLKLFGQTINIMSLSGLALAIGILVDESTVTIENIHQHFGKGKTKAQAIWDACREIAFPKLLIMLCILAVFAPAFMMTGIPGSLFMPLALAIGFSMIVSFLLSQTFVPVMANWLMKHNSDHCDNQAHKEDWFSKFRNRFVNFLTKLTQYKKIIVSLSLASVLVAAFALYQITGKDVLPTSNSKQFQVRIKAAEGTRIEVTEMKVKTFLSHLKQNVGEDNIAISSVFVGQHPSTFAVSPIYLYNAGPHEALMQVALKDFKGNSDELKDKLRAYYKEKMPELSISFEPIELTEKILSQGTNTPIEIRVSGMMKKMNRMYANKLLAKLKEIEYLRDQQIPQSMDYPAMQINIDRTRAAQLGLDVQDIAKSLVAATASTRYTNKNFWVGGMMGIAYDVQVQTPQNSLNSKDELANLPLSKNSDRPVLGDVATITPTKELGESYNLGTMGYTTVTANLYKKDLEQASKDVQSAIASLGELPKGVNIELAGMAPVLEETLSSLATGLLIAVFVIFLMLAATFQSFRVSIVILSTVPFVVVGALLMLNITGSTLNLQSYMGLIMSVGVSIANAVLLISNAETLRKSNSDAIHSGIEAARLRIRPIIMTTLAMIAGMLPMAIGFGEGGDQIAPLGRAVIGGLLFSTFSVLIILPLVFGWMQKKSSIISLSLDPEDENSIHFIKSNS, from the coding sequence ATGAATATGATAAAATTTGCACTGCGGAAACCCATAGCGATTATGGTTTTGGTGCTTGGATTGCTGTTTTTTGGTTTAAAGGCAATCAAAGAAATCAAGGTAGATATTTTACCCGAAATGGATTTGCCGGTGGTGTATGTTGCCCACTCTTTCAATGGGTATACTCCACAACAAATGGAAGGTTATTTTACCAAAATGTATGTCAACATGATGCTTTTTACCAATGGTATCAAGACCATCGAATCTAAAAATACACAAGGACTTACCCTGATGAAAGTTACCTTTTATGAAGGAACGGAAATGGGGGAAGCGATTGCTACGATTAATGCTTTGTCAAACCGTTCGCAGGTGTTTTTACCTCCTGGAGCACCGCCACCATTTATTATTCGTTTTGATGCATCATCTCAGCCGGTTGGTCAATTGGTTTTCAGAAGTAATACCAAAACCAATAATCAATTACAGGATATTGCCAATTTTAATGCGCGTCCGTTTTTGATTAAAATTCCGGGATTGACGACTGCGCCACCTTTTGGAGGTAGCCCACGTACTATTGAGGTAAATATTGATCCGTATAAACTTCGGTCGCATAATTTATCTCCTGAGCAAATTGTAGAAGCAATCAGTCGTAATAATATTACATCACCTTCGGGAAATATGTATATCGGGGATAAGAATTATTTAACACCCACCAATAATACGGTAAAAGAAGTGTCCGAATTGGGTGATATTCCTATTTTCAAAGGTTCTGTTGATAATGTGTACATCCGTGATGTAGCCACGATAAAAGACGGTGCTGATATTGCTACGGGCTATGCCTTGATTGATGGCAAACGCTCGGTATATATCAACATTGCCAAAGCCGGAAATGCCTCAACTTTAGATGTCGTGAATACTTTGAAAAAAGAATTGCCTAATATTCAAAGAAATATGCCTGATGATGTCACTATTTCATACGAATTTGATCAGTCGGTTTATATTACGAATGCATTAAAAAGTTTGGTTGTAGAAGGTGTTTTAGGAGCTTTGCTTACTGGTTTAATGGTGCTTTTATTCTTGAATGACCGTCGTGCTGCTTTAATTGTGATTATGACGATTCCTATTTCAATTATTTCGGGAGTATTATTTTTAAAATTATTCGGACAAACCATCAACATAATGTCGCTTTCAGGTTTGGCATTAGCAATTGGAATTTTGGTAGATGAAAGTACGGTAACCATTGAAAACATCCATCAACATTTTGGCAAGGGTAAAACAAAAGCGCAAGCTATTTGGGATGCGTGTAGAGAAATTGCGTTCCCAAAATTGTTGATTATGCTGTGTATTTTGGCGGTATTTGCTCCGGCTTTTATGATGACAGGTATTCCGGGTTCTTTATTTATGCCACTGGCGTTGGCAATTGGTTTTTCTATGATTGTTTCGTTTTTATTATCCCAAACGTTTGTTCCGGTAATGGCAAATTGGTTGATGAAACATAATAGTGACCATTGCGATAATCAGGCACATAAAGAAGATTGGTTTTCAAAATTCAGAAATCGTTTTGTGAATTTTTTGACAAAGCTTACTCAATACAAGAAAATTATTGTCAGTTTGAGTTTGGCTTCGGTGTTGGTCGCTGCATTTGCTTTATATCAAATCACTGGAAAAGATGTGTTGCCAACATCCAATTCAAAACAATTTCAGGTGCGAATAAAAGCTGCTGAAGGTACACGAATAGAAGTGACGGAAATGAAAGTGAAAACATTTTTATCACATCTGAAACAAAATGTAGGTGAAGATAATATTGCCATTTCATCGGTATTTGTTGGTCAGCATCCATCGACATTTGCAGTGAGCCCGATTTATTTGTACAACGCTGGTCCACATGAAGCTTTGATGCAAGTGGCTTTGAAAGATTTTAAAGGAAATTCGGATGAGTTGAAAGATAAGCTGAGAGCTTATTATAAAGAAAAAATGCCCGAGCTGTCTATTTCTTTTGAGCCAATAGAATTAACGGAGAAAATTTTGAGCCAAGGTACCAATACACCGATTGAAATTAGGGTGTCGGGAATGATGAAAAAGATGAACCGGATGTACGCCAACAAATTATTGGCAAAGCTCAAAGAAATCGAGTATTTACGGGATCAGCAAATTCCACAGTCAATGGATTATCCCGCGATGCAAATTAATATTGATCGTACACGTGCTGCACAATTAGGTTTAGACGTTCAGGATATTGCGAAGTCATTGGTGGCGGCTACTGCTTCTACACGTTACACTAACAAAAACTTTTGGGTAGGCGGAATGATGGGAATTGCTTATGATGTACAAGTGCAAACCCCACAAAATAGCCTGAATAGCAAAGATGAGTTGGCAAATTTACCATTGAGTAAAAATTCAGACCGACCTGTTTTAGGTGATGTAGCGACTATTACTCCAACAAAGGAATTGGGTGAGAGTTACAATTTGGGAACAATGGGCTATACGACCGTAACAGCCAATTTGTATAAAAAAGATTTAGAACAAGCGTCTAAAGATGTACAATCTGCTATTGCTTCTTTGGGTGAACTGCCTAAAGGGGTTAATATTGAGCTTGCAGGAATGGCTCCAGTTTTAGAAGAAACATTATCCAGTTTAGCTACAGGATTGCTGATTGCAGTTTTCGTTATCTTTTTAATGCTCGCAGCCACTTTCCAATCGTTCCGAGTGTCCATCGTTATTTTATCAACGGTACCATTTGTTGTCGTGGGGGCTTTGTTGATGTTAAATATTACCGGGTCTACTTTAAATCTTCAATCGTACATGGGCTTAATTATGTCTGTAGGAGTGTCGATTGCGAATGCTGTATTGCTCATCAGCAATGCCGAAACATTAAGAAAATCAAACAGTGATGCTATCCATTCGGGAATTGAGGCGGCTAGATTGCGTATTCGTCCAATTATCATGACCACTTTAGCCATGATAGCGGGTATGTTGCCTATGGCGATTGGTTTTGGTGAAGGTGGCGATCAGATTGCGCCTTTGGGAAGAGCAGTTATTGGTGGATTGTTATTTTCTACATTTTCGGTGTTAATTATCCTCCCATTGGTGTTTGGCTGGATGCAGAAAAAATCAAGTATCATCTCTCTTTCATTAGATCCTGAAGACGAAAACAGTATTCATTTTATCAAATCAAATTCATAA
- a CDS encoding TolC family protein has product MKLKLIASVILVSFCYSNSYSQVLKLEDALYRTQNQYDKIKVKQQLVNASAQNTAFQKQQYLPDFTLSAQQSFGTINVQHGPMYAYGGLASAATSMPLAEQNWNAAFGSLYFANINWNVFSFGRIKNQVELGSKKELTAKADLQQEIFQQQIKVSAAYLNLLASQRMKFVQEKNAERAQVFYEMTHARAKSGLIPEVDAQLAKAEWSNAKSMQIKAYDKELDWSKQLAVLMNDDFKTYQLDSLYSTSLPEKLVTTPENNSSKHPYLQWQQSQINESEQNVNVLKSHKKPNLSAFGVIQGRGSGFESNYVQDNSAYSPSYLKGVGIDRGNYLLGVSLSWNITNVFRFNTKIKEQQFLTQSLQHTFDAQQKELKALSQQADEQLKNAYLNFDETEIQLEAAALAHKQQTALYENGLSTLVDFTQALYGLNRAEIDYEIAKNNVWQALLLLASAQGDIQVLTR; this is encoded by the coding sequence ATGAAATTAAAACTCATTGCATCTGTTATTTTAGTATCATTTTGCTATTCAAATAGTTATAGTCAGGTGTTAAAACTAGAAGATGCCCTTTATCGTACACAAAATCAATACGATAAAATAAAAGTTAAGCAACAATTAGTTAACGCTTCGGCTCAAAATACCGCTTTTCAAAAGCAGCAATATTTACCCGATTTTACCCTTTCGGCACAACAGAGTTTTGGAACTATCAATGTACAGCACGGTCCCATGTACGCTTATGGAGGATTGGCTTCTGCAGCGACATCAATGCCTTTAGCAGAACAAAATTGGAATGCTGCCTTTGGTTCACTTTACTTCGCAAATATCAATTGGAATGTATTTTCATTCGGAAGAATTAAAAATCAGGTAGAATTGGGAAGCAAAAAAGAACTAACTGCCAAAGCCGATTTGCAACAAGAAATCTTTCAGCAACAAATAAAAGTAAGTGCTGCCTATCTCAATTTACTGGCGAGTCAGCGCATGAAGTTTGTTCAGGAAAAAAATGCAGAACGGGCACAGGTTTTTTACGAAATGACCCATGCCCGAGCTAAAAGTGGATTGATTCCTGAAGTTGATGCGCAATTGGCAAAAGCAGAATGGTCTAATGCTAAATCTATGCAAATAAAAGCTTATGATAAAGAATTAGATTGGTCTAAACAGCTTGCGGTATTGATGAATGACGATTTTAAAACCTATCAATTAGATAGTTTATATAGTACATCGCTTCCCGAGAAACTGGTGACAACGCCAGAAAATAATAGTTCAAAACATCCGTATTTGCAGTGGCAGCAAAGTCAAATTAATGAAAGTGAACAAAATGTAAATGTTTTAAAGTCTCATAAAAAGCCCAATTTATCGGCATTTGGTGTTATTCAGGGGCGAGGTTCTGGTTTTGAATCAAACTATGTCCAAGACAATTCAGCCTATTCTCCAAGTTATTTAAAAGGGGTAGGAATTGACCGAGGTAATTACCTATTAGGAGTTTCACTTAGCTGGAATATTACGAATGTTTTCCGTTTTAATACAAAAATAAAAGAGCAGCAATTCTTAACTCAATCTTTGCAGCACACGTTTGATGCACAACAAAAAGAACTAAAAGCATTGTCTCAACAAGCTGATGAACAGCTCAAGAATGCCTATCTCAATTTTGATGAAACCGAAATTCAGTTAGAAGCCGCAGCTTTGGCGCACAAACAACAAACAGCTTTGTATGAAAATGGCTTAAGTACTTTGGTTGATTTTACCCAAGCATTATATGGTTTAAACAGAGCTGAAATTGATTACGAAATCGCCAAAAACAATGTGTGGCAAGCTTTATTACTATTGGCTTCTGCGCAAGGAGATATTCAGGTATTAACACGATAA
- a CDS encoding HYC_CC_PP family protein produces the protein MKKSLVIFLSLFYLVLASGFTQYSHLCKEMASKMYSFTNTQDQNQDKPCPICSKKDKDLKEKKKGCCQHEAQFVKVDDSVKKQNSFDFSVKFFGDAIPNKMLGAVFDVETILSDTEKNTYSYSSKVPIQGNPLYILHCVYRI, from the coding sequence ATGAAAAAATCACTTGTCATATTTCTTTCATTGTTTTATTTGGTATTGGCTTCGGGCTTTACCCAATATTCGCATTTATGCAAAGAAATGGCGAGTAAAATGTATAGTTTTACCAATACTCAGGATCAAAATCAAGACAAACCTTGTCCTATTTGTTCTAAAAAGGATAAAGACCTAAAAGAAAAAAAGAAAGGTTGTTGCCAACACGAAGCTCAATTTGTAAAAGTAGACGACAGCGTAAAAAAGCAAAATAGTTTTGATTTTTCGGTCAAGTTTTTCGGTGATGCTATTCCTAATAAAATGTTGGGAGCGGTTTTCGATGTAGAAACAATCTTATCAGATACCGAAAAAAACACTTATTCTTATTCTTCGAAAGTCCCTATTCAGGGCAATCCTCTTTATATTTTACATTGCGTTTATAGAATTTGA